GTCACAGTTGTGCACTGAGAGATGAGTTTTAAAATTGGTCCTGGTTAAAATACGTAGTTGTCTGAGTATGGGCAAAGGGCTGGTGTGATAAgcatggtggtgggttttactgcagTGCATTGGGAGTATGTGGCTGGGTCTAGTCATTGGATTGGGATTGTGGTTCGCCTGGTCAGTGAATGGAGGCTTAATTATTTCTATAATAGAGAGTTGGCTTTGGTCATTTGCTGAATGGGCTTCTTGGGTAGGTCTGCTCGTGCTGTGGCAGATGTGCTCCTGGGTCTGAGGTCAGAGGGGGCTCCTGCTCGCTCGTGCTTCTCTGATGTCCCTCGGACAGACACAACAATCATTAATTCCTCTAAACACAATACACTCAGATGCAAATGCACGGAGGTCAAATAGCCCACAAACAGCCCATTCTTCTCCTGTGACCGCGCAGCTGAGGAATCTCCTAGGGCAGTGCTGCTACTGACTGAACTAAGGAACCACACAAAGGCTCACATGTAGATTCGGCCATCAGCTTGGTATTAATTGCCTCGGAAAAAGAAATCATCATCTGAGCTAAAAACCAGGGCACATGTCTGACTGATCCAGTGTAATATGGCAGCACTTGAACAGATCCATTACTAGGAAGGAGGTCAAATTACTTTGCAGACACTTGTGTCCCCTCTAATATTGGAGAAAACAAATGAGAGAAAGAAAATGAATCATGCCAAGTACATTTTACAAAATCAGAAATTCACCCTTTTGTTACTAGACATGAATTCAGTGGGCAGCCAAGAGGTTAATACACTTTCATTCATCTTGAAACAAACAAGTACAACATTGTTACAATTTAGACTTTGATATTCGAATATAATTTATCCACATGATATAATATGTAGCAGCCACTGAATAAGTCAAATGAATCTGTTCTAGATTGCAGTTTAATTAAGGAGCACGAATTAATTTAGTACCTGCACCAAATAGGAGAGAGAGCCTACAATTAAGGCTGAAAATCCTGCATGAAATGAATTATGAGCACATTAAATCCGTATCACTGATTGCAGTAACAAGTGTATGTTTCACTAATAGTTCTATCAGCCCTAATTAAATCCACTGGCTATATTATAGCTACAACCCAGGGCAATTTTGACATCAGATGATCAGTGTATACAGGAATTAAATATCATATAAACATGAACTATTGGATACAACGCATTCCCCACAACTCCCTGATTTATGTTTGCAGTGCAAATGTGTAGGATAAATATAATTTGATTGAATGTAATTTGCTGTTGGTGTCTTGCCCAGACATTAGAATCAGCAGaaaacaataaataacattttgtTGGTTGTGTCTCTTTTGCACCTGCCCTTGAGATCTTGGTGCTTCCTGACTCTAATGCTTATTGTCAGCTGCTGTTATGAATGAGCTCTGTGGCTACTAAACTGTTCTATACTCTACATGCAGAACATACGTTTTAGCAAACGGATCAGGACCAAACTTGTTGGATCTCAAATCGCCTTCACACCAAGTTTTGATGTAACTGATTGTAGGTGTAGCACTGGTGATACTAAAAAAACAACTCCAGTTAGCTTTACATAAATAGTGAAaaggaaaatattaaatatacaaccaCATCCACACAATCCACTTTCACAAGCCTCTAAAACATTTTagctgcttttttttgtttgttaatctgAACATTTTAGATTTATAATTCATAGCAGCTACCATGGTGTGTAAACATTCAGTAGATTCCATTGGATTCGtcataaaatgtattaaatgattATTTGCTGTAAAAATCACTAATAATTTGCATGAAATGCTACAGATTTCTAGTCTTGTGTGTGAGATGAATTTGTAATCTGTAGTTTATTTGAGTGGATTGTGTTAAAGACAAATTAGGAGGTGCATCCTTTGTGACTTGGAGGGAGCACAGTACCCAAGTTAGTGGCTTGTTTTTGTTTCTGCTGGAGACATTTGGTCTGACCCTCTCCCTCCCAGGCACGTGTCTCTGGCTCAGGCAGATTGGCCCCAAAAGCCCCCCTCCCTAAGTAGCTAGAGGTTAATTTTCTAGCCAGGGGGTAAAAAGGGCCAAAGGatctacacacacatgtacacacttatTGTTACTGATAGCATTAACGGTCTGCTACTATTGAAATCGCACAGTGTACAATAAACATCATGACAAAATACAGAGGTGATGTAATTATGTTAAATTGCTTACATACATGAAACAGTTAAAGAATAACAATCTAAGGCGAGTATTATATGGATATAGATCATTTAACAGCAGTAAGAGATTGCAGAAAGAATAGTAGAGTTGTATCAGCAGCAACTGGCACTTTCTATAGATTGGTCCTAACTCGTGTTCCCTTGCAATATTTAGCTTGTAATAAATGAATATCTTGTgtactataatatatatttatcatcattctaacaaatatttattatacatcATAACAAACACAAACTGACTTTATTAGACCCCATCAAAACAGTCCTGGCTATGCTCCAAGCGTAATGAAACCCATATTGGACCCCTCTTATTTCACTGTAGTCATTGGGGCTTCCAGCGTGTTTTCAAAAGTGGGGCCACATTGGATTTTTGTTTTCAAGTGTAGAGCATTAGACAAATGATACAATGGTTTTTAATTCAAACAACATATTGCAAACAACTTTTTAGCTTTAAATACCTTCGTGCAACAATGTTCTGCACTGCACAAGAGCATGGGTTTGCTACACAATTCTATGTATATGGCTCAGCACAAACAGGAATTTGTGGGATGTAGGTTTGATTTAATAAAGTTGTGGCCCCCGGGCCTTACGTTAGCCATATAATATTCAGACAGTACAATGTTTGTGTCACTATAGATTGTCACATATTGGTCACACTACTTGCACTGTATTTAGATGCATTGCTGCGGGGGTCACATCCATCACAGAAATAAGTTTTTGTGCTCGGGTCTCAGATATTAAACTTTCAGCTTCTCCGTCTaattattaaccctttggctgcaggGAGAGCGCTGTAAATACGGCTGCACATTTCACTGGAGCCCTTCCTGGGACAGAGGGGTTAAAACGGGGCATTGTTTGCTCTAATCCGTTCCAGGGTcattgtgctgctgctgctgatggtcAGAGTCCTCACCCCTGGGAGCTTAGCCACAAAGCCCGGCACGTGTGAGAGGCCATAGCGGTGCAGTGAAGCGTGCGGGGGGCGTGTGCCTGTGTATAGAAGGGCAGCCAGGCGTGCGGGGCGTGTGCCTGATgccggggggaggaggggggacagGTACATCTGCTGCCTGCATACACACGGCCTGCCACGCCCACGTCCCACTCTACAACCCGCTGATTGGCTGCGAGGTTTTTAAGCCCCGGCTTATATAGAGCGCTGTGGCCTCAGTGTCAGTAAAACCCAGTGCTGCCGAGCGCGCTTCAGCACCACGGACAGCGTTCAGCACAGCTGCAGGTTCAGCACCTCGGACAGGGTCCGCGCCACCAGCTTCAGCACCTCGGATAGCTCCCTACACCAACCATGCCTAAAGGCTTCCTGGTTAAGAGAAGCAGGAAGACCCCGTCTATGTCCTATAGAGTGCGGGATGAGGAGGAGGACTGCAGCTCAGCTTGGATGCTTTTCGCTGTTACAGGACAGAGGCCTCCTTTACTCTGCTCCAGCGGTGGCTCCCCGCCTCCTACTAGCCCAGACACAGCTGCTCAAGCTCCGTCCTACAGTCCCCGGCCTCCCCCGGCTGGGCAATTTGGGAATCCCGAGTCTGTGCAGCACGCTCTGTACAGCCCGACCCGCCCAGTAAGCCGGGAGCAGCAAGATAAGAAGTATCTGGACCGCAACATCAGCTTGGGCTCCCCAGTGTCAGCAGAGTCCTTCCCGACCATGGTCACCTCTATAGATCAGCTGCTGTACGCCCCATCTGATCTCAAAATGAGCTCCTCGGGCAGCGCTGGGCAAAACCAGGGACTAGCCTTGCTCCCCACGACTTCCTCCTCCTCGGCAATGGGTGGCAGAAATCCCAACAAGAGGCCAGCGGAACTTGTCAGCAAAGCCAACACCAGCAACCAAAGCCCTAGCCACAATCCGCAGGGTTCCAGCCACAATCCGCAGGGTTCAAGGTCGCATCCTCAAGGTTCCACCCCCCCAGCCTCATTACAGCAGCTCCCCTCCTTATCCAGTAAGCCCCCCGCTGCCAAGAAAACCAAAGCCATCCGCAAGTTGACTTTTGAAGATGAAGTGACCACTTCTCCAGTGTTGGGCTTGAAGATCAAGGAGGGCCCAGTGGAGCCGCCTCGGCCTCGCCCTCAGAACTCTGGCCACAAGCCCCTGGGCGAGTTCATTTGCCAGCTGTGTAAGGAGGAATACAGCGACCCGTTCTCCCTGGCTCAGCACAAGTGCTCCCGCATTGTACGCGTAGAGTACCGCTGCCCAGAGTGTGACAAGGTGTTTAGCTGCCCTGCCAACCTGGCATCCCACCGCCGCTGGCACAAACCAAGGCCCACACAGCCGAAGGAGGAGGCCCTAAGTGATCGTGACACCCCCAGCCCAGAAGCCTCCGAGTCCGGCTCTGAGGACGGGCTGTATGAGTGTCCTCAGTGCGCTAAGAAGTTCCGCCGCCAGGCCTATCTGAGGAAGCACATCCTGTCCCACCAACCGCCCAAGCTCTCCGAGGAGTCCATGTTGTACCAACCTGAAGCGGACGATCGCAGAGCTAAAAGCCCATCTGGTCCAATGAACCTCAGCTCCACCTCCGAGTGCCACCCGTGCCCTGTGTGTGGGGAGACATTCCCAGGCAAAAGCAGCCAGGAGCGCCACATTCGCCTCCTGCACTCTGCCCAGCTCTACCCATGCAAGTACTGCCCAGCCACCTTCTATAGCTCGCCAGGTCTCACCAGGCACATCAATAAGTGCCACCCGTCAGAGAACCGGCAGGTCATCCTACTACAAGTGCCCGTGCGCCCAGCCTGCTGAGCGGCTGCCAAGGTATCAGGACACTGAGCTTCGCCTCTGCACATTCACTGCACAAAATGGACATTGGGATGTGCGGGGACGAAGCTATTTTAGCTGCAGAATGCAGACTAGGAACAGCCCCAGCAGAACGATTTAAGTGCTATGGGCACAATAGCACTGTGATTAGTGGGATAGTCTCCAACATTGACTTGTAAAGACCTGAGAGGGCTAATCGACTCAAGCAACTGTCAGATGAGAACTGGAACCAAGAAGAAGCCTAAAGGGACTTATTTTGTATCCTTTACCACTTGCTTATCCATTCCCTGTTGATTGTAGTGGGTTGTACTTTTAGAGGATTAAGTGAAAACATCTTTATACACGA
This genomic stretch from Bombina bombina isolate aBomBom1 chromosome 4, aBomBom1.pri, whole genome shotgun sequence harbors:
- the INSM1 gene encoding insulinoma-associated protein 1 translates to MPKGFLVKRSRKTPSMSYRVRDEEEDCSSAWMLFAVTGQRPPLLCSSGGSPPPTSPDTAAQAPSYSPRPPPAGQFGNPESVQHALYSPTRPVSREQQDKKYLDRNISLGSPVSAESFPTMVTSIDQLLYAPSDLKMSSSGSAGQNQGLALLPTTSSSSAMGGRNPNKRPAELVSKANTSNQSPSHNPQGSSHNPQGSRSHPQGSTPPASLQQLPSLSSKPPAAKKTKAIRKLTFEDEVTTSPVLGLKIKEGPVEPPRPRPQNSGHKPLGEFICQLCKEEYSDPFSLAQHKCSRIVRVEYRCPECDKVFSCPANLASHRRWHKPRPTQPKEEALSDRDTPSPEASESGSEDGLYECPQCAKKFRRQAYLRKHILSHQPPKLSEESMLYQPEADDRRAKSPSGPMNLSSTSECHPCPVCGETFPGKSSQERHIRLLHSAQLYPCKYCPATFYSSPGLTRHINKCHPSENRQVILLQVPVRPAC